Proteins from a single region of Macrotis lagotis isolate mMagLag1 chromosome 2, bilby.v1.9.chrom.fasta, whole genome shotgun sequence:
- the LOC141515482 gene encoding uncharacterized protein LOC141515482, with amino-acid sequence MKEPGPGRSRCQKGKRDKGTTGSSPPGEPSDAPGSRAEPRVASPHPHVPSTGHAGPKLCPTQHRAGTPGHRQKGAPCPPFPFSGPFSLSSPLCSPLSFPTLDHPTPSPTDPQSFTPLPMGLRGHLSTHPGQGALLSAKQQCGRGKVAPEQKAASSRRGRKNKPHGCRQTWGCWARRPAWAGAAPLVAEREKGDSPGREGAGSGLPSALPSEGPGQGGWLGPWLSTPKGEKRRSLALSSSLSPSVPHPSFLLSLGVSLFLSLTHTHTALGHSRVPSIPVSEEPDPLAHISSSNIPGPTLAVAPGFRLPQDGFPRLK; translated from the exons ATGA AGGAACCAGGGCCCGGAAGAAGCCGCTGTCAGAAGGGGAAGCGGGACAAAGGCACCACCGGCAGCAGCCCGCCCGGGGAGCCCTCGGATGCCCCTGGCAGCCGGGCGGAACCGCGCGTGGCGAGCCCGCACCCACACGTCCCTTCCACAGGTCACGCCGGCCCCAAGCTCTGCCCCACCCAGCACCGTGCGGGCACCCCCGGCCACAGGCAGAAAGGGGCTCCGTGCCCACCCTTCCCATTCTCcgggcccttctctctctccagtCCTCTTTGCAGCCCTCTCTCCTTCCCAACACTAGAccaccccaccccctcacccACAGACCCCCAGTCATTCACTCCTCTACCCATGGGTCTACGTGGGCACCTCTCTACCCACCCCGGCCAAGGGGCACTGCTATCTGCAAAGCAACAATGTGGCAGAGGAAAAGTTGCCCCTGAGCAGAAGGCGGCCTCCTCccgaaggggaaggaaaaacaaacctCACGGGTGCCGCCAGACGTGGGGCTGCTGGGCAAGGAGGCCCGCCTGGGCCGGGGCGGCACCTCTGGTTGccgagagagagaagggagactCCCCGGGGAGGGAGGGGGCTGGATCGGGGCTTCCTTCTGCACTGCCATCAGAGGGGCCGGGGCAGGGGGGCTGGCTGGGACCTTGGCTAAGCACGCCGAAGGGGGAAAAGCGGAGGTCCCTGgctctctcttcatctctgtctccttcAGTCCCTCAcccctcatttctcctctctctgggggtgtctttgtttctgtcactcacacacactcatacagCCCTTGGCCACTCGAGGGTCCCTTCTATCCCTGTATCAGAGGAACCAGACCCTCTTGCCCATATTTCCTCTTCCAACATTCCTGGCCCAACCCTGGCTGTGGCCCCAGGTTTCAGGCTCCCCCAGGACGGTTTCCCCAGACTCAAAtag
- the CYB5R3 gene encoding NADH-cytochrome b5 reductase 3 isoform X2, translating into MKLFGKSAPPITLENPEVKYPLRLIDKENISHDTRRFRFALPSPQHVLGLPIGQHIYLSARIDGNLVIRPYTPVSSDDDKGFVDLVIKIYFKDTHPKFPAGGKMSQYLESLKIDDTIDFRGPSGLLVYHGKGKFAIRPDKKSEPAIKIVKSVGMIAGGTGITPMLQIIRAIMKDPDDHTVCHLLFANQTEKDILLRSELEELRNQHSARFKLWFTVDKAPEDWDYSQGFVNEDMIREHMPPPEAEPLILMCGPPPMIQYACIPNLDKVGYSTDLRFSF; encoded by the exons ATGAAGCTTTTCGGGAAGTCAGCTCCACCCATCACCCTAGAGAACCCTGAGGTGAAATACCCATTGAGGCTGATTGACAAAGAG AATATCAGCCATGACACCCGCAGGTTCCGATTCGCTCTTCCATCTCCACAGCATGTGCTGGGCCTCCCCATCG GTCAGCATATTTACCTTTCCGCCCGTATCGATGGAAACCTGGTTATCCGGCCCTACACCCCAGTCTCCAGTGATGATGACAAAGGCTTTGTGGATCTGGTTATCAAG ATTTACTTCAAAGACACGCATCCCAAGTTTCCTGCCGGTGGAAAGATGTCCCAGTATCTGGAGAGTCTGAAAATTGATGACACCATTGACTTCAGAGGCCCCAGTGGACTGCTGGTCTATCATGGAAAAG GGAAGTTTGCCATCCGTCCGGACAAGAAGTCAGAGCCCGCCATCAAGATAGTGAAATCAGTGGGCATGATTGCAGGGGGAACAG GTATCACCCCAATGCTGCAGATAATCCGTGCCATCATGAAGGACCCTGATGATCATACTGTCTGCCACCTGCTCTTTGCCAATCAG ACAGAAAAGGACATTCTGCTCCGATCTGAGCTGGAGGAACTCAGGAACCAACACTCTGCCCGGTTCAAGCTCTGGTTCACCGTGGATAAAGCCCCTGAAG ATTGGGACTACAGCCAAGGGTTTGTGAATGAGGATATGATCCGGGAGCACATGCCTCCCCCTGAAGCCGAACCCCTAATCCTCATGTGTGGGCCGCCTCCCATGATTCAGTACGCCTGCATCCCCAACCTGGACAAAGTGGGATACTCCACGGACCTGCGTTTCTCTTTTTAG
- the CYB5R3 gene encoding NADH-cytochrome b5 reductase 3 isoform X1, whose translation MGSQLSTLGSFVLSPVWFIYSLFMKLFGKSAPPITLENPEVKYPLRLIDKENISHDTRRFRFALPSPQHVLGLPIGQHIYLSARIDGNLVIRPYTPVSSDDDKGFVDLVIKIYFKDTHPKFPAGGKMSQYLESLKIDDTIDFRGPSGLLVYHGKGKFAIRPDKKSEPAIKIVKSVGMIAGGTGITPMLQIIRAIMKDPDDHTVCHLLFANQTEKDILLRSELEELRNQHSARFKLWFTVDKAPEDWDYSQGFVNEDMIREHMPPPEAEPLILMCGPPPMIQYACIPNLDKVGYSTDLRFSF comes from the exons TTGGGTAGCTTTGTGCTATCTCCTGTCTGGTTCATCTATAGCCTCTTCATGAAGCTTTTCGGGAAGTCAGCTCCACCCATCACCCTAGAGAACCCTGAGGTGAAATACCCATTGAGGCTGATTGACAAAGAG AATATCAGCCATGACACCCGCAGGTTCCGATTCGCTCTTCCATCTCCACAGCATGTGCTGGGCCTCCCCATCG GTCAGCATATTTACCTTTCCGCCCGTATCGATGGAAACCTGGTTATCCGGCCCTACACCCCAGTCTCCAGTGATGATGACAAAGGCTTTGTGGATCTGGTTATCAAG ATTTACTTCAAAGACACGCATCCCAAGTTTCCTGCCGGTGGAAAGATGTCCCAGTATCTGGAGAGTCTGAAAATTGATGACACCATTGACTTCAGAGGCCCCAGTGGACTGCTGGTCTATCATGGAAAAG GGAAGTTTGCCATCCGTCCGGACAAGAAGTCAGAGCCCGCCATCAAGATAGTGAAATCAGTGGGCATGATTGCAGGGGGAACAG GTATCACCCCAATGCTGCAGATAATCCGTGCCATCATGAAGGACCCTGATGATCATACTGTCTGCCACCTGCTCTTTGCCAATCAG ACAGAAAAGGACATTCTGCTCCGATCTGAGCTGGAGGAACTCAGGAACCAACACTCTGCCCGGTTCAAGCTCTGGTTCACCGTGGATAAAGCCCCTGAAG ATTGGGACTACAGCCAAGGGTTTGTGAATGAGGATATGATCCGGGAGCACATGCCTCCCCCTGAAGCCGAACCCCTAATCCTCATGTGTGGGCCGCCTCCCATGATTCAGTACGCCTGCATCCCCAACCTGGACAAAGTGGGATACTCCACGGACCTGCGTTTCTCTTTTTAG